One Setaria italica strain Yugu1 chromosome II, Setaria_italica_v2.0, whole genome shotgun sequence DNA segment encodes these proteins:
- the LOC101763050 gene encoding heat shock protein 90-5, chloroplastic, with amino-acid sequence MAPVLIRSLGASSVAALRPSPSFRLLPRAALVPQGRAAAARGVRWEAGRRRIVRVGCDAAVAEKPTEEETAGEKFEYQAEVSRLMDLIVHSLYSHKEVFLRELVSNASDALDKLRFLSVTDPSVLADGGELEIRIKPDQDAGTITITDTGIGMTKDELKDCLGTIAQSGTSKFLKALKENKDLGADNGLIGQFGVGFYSAFLVAEKVVVSTKSPKADKQYVWEAEADSSSYVIKEETNPEKMLTRGTQITLYLRDDDKYEFADPARIQGLVKNYSQFVSFPIYTWQEKSRTVEVEEEEESKEGEEATEGEKQKKKKTITEKYWDWELANETKPIWMRSPKEVERTEYNEFYKKTFNEFLDPLAYTHFTTEGEVEFRSVLYVPGMAPLSNEEIMNPKTKNIRLYVKRVFISDDFDGELFPRYLSFVKGVVDSNDLPLNVSREILQESRIVRIMRKRLVRKTFDMIEEIAEKDDKEDYKKFWESFGKFMKLGCIEDTGNHKRLAPLLRFYSSKNETDLISLDQYVENMPETQKAIYYIATDSLQSAKTAPFLEKLVQKDIEVLYLIEPIDEVAIQNLQTYKEKKFVDISKEDLELGDDDEDKEKESKQEYTLLCDWIKQQLGDKVAKVQISKRLSSSPCVLVSGKFGWSANMERLMKAQTLGDTSSLEFMRGRRIFEINPDHPIIRDLSAACKNEPESTEAKRAVELLYEAALISSGYTPESPAELGGKIYEMMTMALGGRWGRSDTEDAEATSSEASVEVDSSEGAVTEVVEPSEVRTESDPWKD; translated from the exons ATGGCGCCGGTTCTGATCAGGAGCCTCGGGGCGTcgtcggtggcggcgctgcggccGAGCCCGTCGTTCCGGCTCCTGCCGCGGGCGGCGCTCGTGCCGCAGGGtagggccgccgcggcgagaggGGTGAGATGGGAAGCCGGGAGGCGGAGGATTGTCCGGGTAGGgtgcgacgccgccgtcgccgagaagCCCACTGAGGAGGAGACGGCCGGCGAGAAGTTCGAGTACCAGGCTGAG GTTAGCCGCTTGATGGACTTAATTGTGCACAGTCTGTACAGCCACAAGGAAGTATTTCTCCGTGAACTTGTAAG TAATGCGAGTGACGCATTGGATAAGCTGAGGTTCCTCAGTGTAACCGATCCCTCGGTCTTGGCTGATGGTGGTGAGTTGGAGATAAGGATTAAACCCGACCAAGATGCTGGGACAATCACTATCAC AGATACTGGCATTGGAATGACTAAAGATGAACTCAAAGATTGTCTTGGAACCATTGCGCAAAGTGGCACCTCAAAATTTTTGAAGGCTTTAAAG GAGAACAAAGATCTTGGTGCAGATAATGGACTTATTGGTCAATTTGGTGTCGGATTCTATTCGGCTTTCCTTGTTGCAGAAAAG GTTGTGGTGTCAACTAAAAGTCCAAAGGCAGATAAGCAGTATGTGTGGGAGGCAGAGGCTGACAGCAGCTCTTATGTTATCAAGGAAGAAACCAATCCTGAGAAAATGCTGACACGTGGAACACAAATTACTCTTTACTTGAGA GATGATGATAAGTACGAGTTTGCTGATCCTGCAAGAATTCAAGGCCTAGTTAAGAACTACTCGCAGTTTGTCTCGTTCCCTATATACACATGGCAGGAGAAATCAAGAACGGTTGAG gttgaagaggaggaagaatcAAAAGAAGGTGAAGAGGCTACTGAG GGTGAAAagcagaaaaagaagaaaactatAACTGAGAAGTACTGGGACTGGGAATTGGCTAATGAGACGAAGCCCATATGG ATGAGGAGTCCAAAGGAAGTTGAGAGAACCGAGTACAATGAATTCTACAAGAAGACATTTAATGAGTTCCTGGATCCTCTTGCTTACACTCACTTCACCACAGAG GGTGAGGTGGAATTTCGAAGTGTCCTGTATGTCCCAGGAATGGCACCCCTTAGTAATGAGGAGATAATGAATCCAAAGACCAAAAATATCCGACTGTATGTCAAAAGAGTCTTCATATCAGACGACTTTGATGGCGAGCTG TTTCCCAGGTACTTGAGCTTTGTGAAAGGTGTAGTTGACTCAAATGATCTCCCTCTGAATGTTTCTCGTGAAATCCTTCAAGAAAGTAGAATA GTCAGAATTATGCGTAAGAGACTCGTTAGAAAGACATTTGACATGATTGAAGAGATCGCCGAGAAGGATGACAAAGAG GACTACAAAAAATTCTGGGAGAGCTTTGGCAAGTTCATGAAGCTTGGTTGCATTGAGGACACTGGAAATCACAAGCGTCTTGCACCATTGCTACGGTTCTACTCTTCCAAAAATGAGACAGATTTGATAAGTCTCGATCAGTATGTAGAAAACATGCCTGAAACCCAGAAGGCAATCTATTATATTGCTACCGATAGTCTCCAGAGTGCAAAGACTGCTCCTTTCTTGGAAAAGCTGGTTCAGAAAGATATTGAG GTTCTTTACCTCATTGAGCCGATTGATGAGGTTGCGATTCAGAATTTACAGACATACAAAGAGAAGAAATTTGTCGATATTAGCAAAGAGGACTTGGAATTAG GTGATGACGATGAggacaaggaaaaagaaagcaaGCAGGAGTATACTCTTCTATGCGACTGGATAAAGCAGCAGCTTGGTGATAAAGTTGCTAAGGTCCAGATCTCAAAGCGACTCAGCTCTTCTCCATGTGTTCTCGTATCTGGCAAATTTGGTTGGTCAGCCAATATGGAAAG GCTCATGAAAGCACAGACACTTGGCGACACGTCAAGCTTAGAGTTcatgagaggtagacgaatttTCGAAATCAATCCTGACCATCCTATCATCAGGGATCTGAGC GCTGCTTGCAAAAATGAGCCCGAAAGTACTGAAGCCAAGAGGGCTGTTGAGTTGTTATATGAGGCTGCCCTGATCTCCAGCGGGTATACT CCTGAAAGTCCAGCGGAGTTGGGAGGCAAGATCTACGAGATGATGACCATGGCCCTTGGTGGGAGATGGGGAAGGTCAGATACGGAGGACGCTGAAGCTACCTCTAGCGAAGCCAGCGTTGAGGTTGATTCTTCTGAAGGTGCCGTGACAGAGGTGGTTGAACCCTCTGAAGTGAGGACCGAGAGCGATCCGTGGAAGGATTAG
- the LOC111256502 gene encoding uncharacterized protein LOC111256502 yields the protein MRCAAVLLALLLSLSALSASTAEAHEERLDDDAVLLSGRRWLRGRRIIAATGHGDAGKKDEVVEGKGAKSTGADQEADAPAEAVHDSGKRSKGSATHAMFQAPRQGDTAAVIPEVLGMDYNYKLDARHHRPINNDAPLEDLAKKP from the exons ATGAGGTGCGCAGCTGTTCTTCTGGCGCTTCTGCTCTCCCTGTCTGCGCTATCTGCCTCCACTGCTGAAGCACACGAG GAACGATTGGACGACGATGCGGTATTGTTAAGCGGTCGGAGATGGTTGAGAGGAAGGAGAATAATCGCAGCTACTGGGCATGGAGATGCTGGCAAGAAAGATGAGGTGGTGGAAGGAAAGGGAGCCAAGAGCACAG GAGCAGATCAAGAAGCAGACGCACCTGCTGAAGCTGTACATGATTCG GGTAAAAGGAGCAAGGGATCAGCAACTCATGCCATGTTTCAAGCACCAAGGCAAGGAGATACGGCCGCAGTGATCCCCGAGGTCCTCGGCATGGATTACAACTACAAGCTGGATGCCCGTCACCACCGACCCATCAACAACGACGCTCCGCTGGAGGATCTTGCCAAGAAGCCCTAG
- the LOC101763456 gene encoding phosphatidylinositol 4-kinase gamma 7, protein MSRDLDCPVQTQMAVAVLDRSFSSEYPGGSRTEGRQLSWKRVFVQTDNGSVLGIELERGENVQAVKKKLQIALNVPTDESSLTFGDLVLNNDLTSIRNDSPLLLKRNQIHRSNSTPCLSPTGKDVWQRDRSGPIEILGCSSPSSRMKQLAKDVIKAIRNGVDPVAVNSGMGGAYYFKNIWGERVAIVKPTDEEPFAPNNPKGFVGKALGQPGLKRSVRVGETGFREVAAYLLDYDHFANVPPTMLVKITHTVFNVNDCVGCKSKIFCNKSEAVSKIASLQQFIPHDFDASDHGTSSFPVSAVHRIGILDIRIFNTDRHAGNLLVRKLGPGVDNFGEQTELIPIDHGLCLPECLEDPYFEWIHWPQASVPFSEEELDYIARLDPVKDAEMLRMELPMIREACIRVLVLSTIFLKEAAAFGLCLSEIGEMMSRQFTGKEEEPSELEILCMEARKWVEEREFFLPDEAGVEDDDDDFTQFPLDGEDDSDAFELPAFSNFGSMKASSRNPLSKLDECDEEDENEDEDNTYTTKEDADALTSALPQKISSVLKLSSSMKRLGFVAKSKAYHTGVPKGKVSKTNYSGKASEHQSGSRSANELLPPSASFVKVSDMGPREWSAFLDMFQELLPNAFRARKHTTGGGPRQMPRLGTSCQF, encoded by the coding sequence ATGTCCAGGGACTTGGACTGTCCTGTTCAGACACAGATGGCTGTGGCAGTCCTGGATCGGAGCTTCAGCAGTGAATATCCTGGAGGTAGCAGAACTGAGGGGAGGCAACTGAGCTGGAAGAGAGTCTTTGTCCAAACTGACAATGGTTCTGTCCTTGGCATTGAGTTGGAGAGGGGTGAAAATGTGCAAGCTGTGAAAAAGAAGCTGCAGATAGCCCTCAATGTGCCCACTGATGAGAGCTCGCTGACCTTTGGTGATCTGGTTCTGAATAATGATCTTACCAGCATTCGCAATGACTCACCTTTGCTTCTCAAAAGGAATCAGATTCACCGAAGCAATTCCACACCTTGCCTCTCCCCTACTGGAAAGGATGTTTGGCAGCGAGACCGGAGCGGGCCCATTGAAATCCTTGGCTGTTCAAGCCCTTCCTCTCGGATGAAGCAGCTTGCTAAGGATGTCATCAAAGCAATAAGGAATGGTGTCGACCCAGTAGCTGTTAACAGTGGGATGGGTGGTGCTTACTACTTCAAGAACATCTGGGGAGAGCGTGTTGCAATTGTCAAGCCAACTGATGAGGAACCATTTGCCCCGAACAACCCAAAAGGTTTTGTGGGGAAGGCACTGGGACAGCCAGGCCTCAAAAGATCTGTGAGGGTTGGCGAGACAGGGTTCCGAGAGGTTGCTGCTTACCTGCTTGATTATGATCACTTTGCCAATGTTCCTCCCACCATGCTGGTCAAGATAACACACACAGTGTTCAATGTGAATGACTGTGTTGGCTGCAAAAGCAAAATCTTCTGCAACAAGTCAGAGGCTGTGAGCAAGATTGCATCACTGCAGCAGTTCATTCCTCATGATTTTGATGCTAGCGACCATGGGACGTCAAGCTTCCCTGTATCTGCAGTGCATAGGATTGGCATACTTGACATTAGAATCTTCAACACTGATAGGCATGCTGGAAATCTTCTGGTGAGGAAGCTTGGCCCTGGGGTTGACAATTTTGGAGAGCAGACGGAACTCATTCCTATTGATCATGGTCTTTGTCTGCCAGAATGCCTAGAAGATCCTTACTTTGAGTGGATCCACTGGCCGCAGGCATCTGTTCCTTTCTCTGAGGAGGAGCTTGATTACATTGCAAGACTTGATCCTGTAAAAGATGCTGAAATGCTCCGCATGGAGCTACCCATGATACGTGAGGCATGCATTAGAGTGCTGGTGCTGTCAACAATATTTCTCAAGGAAGCTGCAGCATTTGGCCTCTGCCTGTCCGAGATTGGAGAGATGATGAGCAGGCAGTTCACTGGAAAAGAAGAGGAGCCAAGTGAGCTTGAGATTCTCTGCATGGAAGCAAGGAAGTGGGTTGAGGAAAGAGAGTTCTTTCTTCCTGATGAAGCCGGAGTTGAAGATGACGATGATGACTTCACCCAGTTCCCTCTTGACGGTGAGGATGATTCGGATGCCTTTGAACTACCAGCTTTCAGCAACTTTGGGAGCATGAAGGCAAGTTCCAGGAATCCACTGTCCAAGTTAGATGAGtgtgatgaggaagatgagaaCGAGGACGAGGATAACACCTACACTACCAAGGAGGATGCTGATGCCTTGACCAGTGCATTACCCCAGAAGATTTCTTCTGTCTTGAAGCTATCCTCGTCCATGAAGCGGCTTGGTTTCGTTGCGAAATCTAAAGCCTACCATACAGGTGTTCCAAAGGGTAAAGTGAGTAAAACTAACTACAGCGGCAAAGCTAGTGAGCATCAGTCCGGGAGCAGGAGCGCCAATGAGCTGCTCCCGCCCAGCGCCAGTTTTGTGAAGGTGTCGGACATGGGCCCTAGAGAGTGGAGTGCATTCCTCGACATGTTCCAGGAGCTGCTCCCCAACGCCTTCCGTGCCCGGAAGCACACTACTGGTGGTGGCCCGCGTCAGATGCCGAGGCTGGGCACGTCTTGCCAGTTTTGA